The proteins below come from a single Plodia interpunctella isolate USDA-ARS_2022_Savannah chromosome 21, ilPloInte3.2, whole genome shotgun sequence genomic window:
- the LOC128679169 gene encoding uncharacterized protein LOC128679169 isoform X4, whose protein sequence is MPQPETGNEIRSVVKKRGKKKKVEEKASTSTEACTNHEPESLEPICINKEGNLQTPKRKRVRKTLIKPVNKVPANEENNMTEEIDTNPTAKVSRAPLKRKLVNPKDGNKNPPKKKWMQTKIPEMKILVRRNSKVNSDMSRTVTIEKPKIVRRQGRPERGKKNVEKIVEPVQELQSTITQSVHDLNHTIKKEDDDDITKNANAIDSRKTSINSELSWTKDISDSSNTTSLTAVTSSDFVLIDRKLPEINLTKINLNDYINGSKDCKPQIPEVTPKAPEVTPQTSEFTPRTPSDSSSSSSDSDSSDSESNKDTDIGSTHSLNLSMSSESHRSPIITQKNINMNSMHSTVTKISKALDKLSMSLKKIDLEMINWVGYQNEDININGKKVRDKICQNLKEESNIIVQCRHINKLLTDKEEINSETNVTENLESKNNETFVKPTDVVPKTLNKSSDQSTSLDKGNHSRDHVDFNDGKCELNDNLTSNNVLYSPFDQFDDEDALSLYAESIGFESHRNSTSSPPGFNPEIEEYIPQPVAKIVPNNTIIYNPTKIPNAQISTGTVQNVKPVTTVCEKQNADSTSVVRDGRYINDRIEGIEKLPEPTIVRKLYTQAKTGPCLLATIFKPAPGIKSVVFKGMCFFHLIGSCKNQSRCRFPHVEPAPLDITAKLVRLSEDFFIHEYMLLKCWPGLRRKFGMCFVDECKRRDLTRLLVEMAIDFVMKANINSHEDAALKVHVLEEVLLYLNNIDLATCEDLLKYVIQGKELCVLFMETIANTQNFSRFKPVFIKLVEFMIKNERLFNAQVASHILERVAILPFNDSLAWALISIIKHTEAVIFKNSMMGQFEKQLSSNEGLQREFLSVKEMAGCNQLVVNQVYNSVGPVRQEMDRPMTSPLYPDGVQRYTSPDTTHLDGMNKPPDEQAITRSVNFDRTFQNFSSSSSDGTEEYPRAPKPNSLFNSWRHKTIFNKFSPQEFSHKRRMDRQVTYENSPPKFPRRQGPDFF, encoded by the exons ATGCCACAACCGGAAACTGGTAATGAGATCAGATCAGTAGTGAAAAAACGgggaaagaaaaagaaagttgAAGAAAAGGCAAGTACTTCAACAGAAGCATGTACAAATCATGAACCTGAGTCATTGGAACCTATTTGCATCAATAAAG aGGGAAATTTGCAAACACCAAAGAGGAAAAGGGTTCGTAAAACTCTGATTAAACCGGTCAATAAAGTACCAGCGAATGAAGAAAACAATATGACAGAGGAAATTGATACAAACCCCACAGCTAAAGTTTCAAGAGCACCTTTAAAGAGAAAGCTAGTCAATCCTAAGGAtg GAAACAAGAACCCACCTAAAAAGAAGTGGATGCAGACCAAAATACCAGAAATGAAGATACTCGTCAGACGCAACTCGAAAGTGAACTCTGACATGTCGCGAACCGTTACAATCGAGAAACCAAAGATTGTAAGAAGACAAGGAAGACCAGAAAGAGGTAAGAAAAACGTCGAAAAAATAGTAGAACCTGTGCAAGAACTACAATCTACCATTACACAATCTGTACATGATCTCaatcatacaataaaaaaggaggatgatgatgatatcACAAAAAATGCCAATGCAATAGACTCGCGTAAAACTTCTATCAACTCGGAATTGTCTTGGACTAAAGATATATCTGATTCGAGTAATACAACCTCCTTGACAGCTGTGACATCATCAGATTTTGTGCTAATCGATAGAAAACTGCCGGAAATAAATCTGACTAAAATAAACCTCAATGATTACATAAACGGTTCCAAAGATTGTAAACCACAAATTCCAGAGGTGACACCAAAAGCCCCAGAGGTAACGCCTCAAACTTCAGAGTTTACGCCCAGAACCCCAAGCGACTCGTCGTCATCATCCTCAGACAGTGACAGCTCTGATTCTGAGAGTAACAAGGACACAGATATAGGCAGTACACATTCCCTAAATTTGAGCATGTCGTCTGAATCTCATAGGTCCCCCATAATCactcagaaaaatatcaatatgaaCTCTATGCACAGCACTGTAACTAAAATTAGCAAAGCATTAGACAAATTGTCTATGagtttaaagaaaattgacCTGGAAATGATTAATTGGGTTGGTTATCAGAATGAAGACATCAATATCAATGGCAAGAAAGTAAGGgataaaatatgtcaaaacttaaaagaagaaagtaaTATTATCGTGCAGTGTCgacatattaataaacttttgacagataaagaagaaataaatagtgaaACAAATGTTACAGAAAACTTAGaaagcaaaaataatgaaactttTGTTAAACCCACTGATGTTGTGCCAAAAACTCTTAACAAGTCTAGTGACCAATCTACTAGTCTTGACAAAGGCAATCATAGCAGAGATCATGTTGATTTCAATGATGGCAAGTGtgaattaaatgataatttgACTTCAAATAACGTCCTTTATTCTCCATTTGATCAATTCGACGACGAAGATGCCTTGTCACTTTATGCAGAGAGTATAGGTTTTGAATCTCATCGAAACAGCACTTCGTCCCCACCTGGTTTCAATCCGGAAATAGAAGAGTACATCCCACAACCTGTAGCTAAAATTGTGCCTaataacacaattatatataaccCCACTAAAATTCCTAATGCTCAAAtatccacgggaacagttcaAAATGTAAAACCAGTCACTACTGTATGTGAGAAACAAAATGCTGATTCCACATCAGTTGTCAGAGACGGTCGGTATATCAATGATCGGATAGAAGGCATTGAAAAATTACCTGAACCTACGATTGTTAGGAAATTATATACTCAAGCTAAAACGGGGCCTTGTTTATTGGCAACCATATTCAAACCAGCGCCAGGTATTAAAAGTGTTGTCTTCAAAGGAATGTGTTTCTTCCATTTGATTGGAAGTTGTAAGAACCAATCACGATGTCGATTCCCACATGTCGAACCTGCCCCTTTAGATATAACTGCGAAATTGGTCAGATTGAGCGAAGACTTTTTTATACACGAATACATGTTGCTGAAGTGTTGGCCGGGCTTGCGAAGGAAGTTTGGCATGTGCTTTGTAGACGAATGCAAGCGACGAGATCTGACCAGGTTGCTGGTGGAAATGGCCATAGATTTCGTAATGAAAGCGAATATTAACTCTCACGAAGACGCCGCGCTTAAAGTGCACGTGCTAGAAGAGGTTTTGTTGTACTTAAACAATATAGATCTTGCTACGTGTGAGGATCTCCTCAAATACGTGATACAGGGCAAAGAGTTGTGCGTTTTGTTCATGGAGACCATAGCTAACACGCAGAACTTTTCGAGATTCAAGCCGGTGTTTATAAAACTGGTAGAGTTTATGATAAAGAATGAGAGGCTTTTTAATGCCCAAGTTGCTTCGCATATTTTGGAGAGGGTGGCGATACTGCCGTTCAATGATTCATTGGCTTGGGCGttgataagtataataaagcATACGGAGGCTGTGATATTTAAGAATTCGATGATGGGTCAGTTTGAGAAGCAGTTGTCTTCGAACGAGGGCCTGCAGCGGGAGTTTTTGTCGGTGAAAGAGATGGCTGGATGCAATCAACTGGTCGTGAACCAAGTGTACAACTCTGTCGGGCCTGTGAGACAGGAAATGGACAGGCCAATGACCAGTCCCCTGTATCCTGACGGGGTGCAGAGATATACCTCTCCGGATACAACGCATTTGGATGGGAtg